The Thermodesulfovibrio sp. 3462-1 genome contains the following window.
AAGAGATGATAGAGATAATTCAAAAGTTAATTGAAAAAGGATATGCCTATACAGTAGATGAAGGTGATGCAAAGAGTGTTTATTTTTCCGTAGAAAAGTTTCCTCAATATGGAAAGCTTTCAAAGAAAAAGATTGATGAGCTTATGAGCGGTGCCAGAGTTGAGGTGGATGAAAGAAAAAAGAGTCCTCTTGATTTTGCCTTATGGAAGGCATCAAAGCCTGGAGAACCCTGGTGGGATTCACCCTGGGGTAAAGGAAGACCTGGATGGCACATTGAGTGCTCTGCCATGTCAATAAAGTATCTTGGTGAAACCCTTGATATTCACGGTGGCGGTGCGGATTTAATATTTCCCCACCATGAAAATGAAATCGCTCAATCAGAGGCATATACAGGAAAAACATTCGCAAAATACTGGATTCACAACGGATTTGTAACGATAAATAAAGAAAAGATGTCAAAATCTCTCGGAAATGTTTTAAATATCAGGGATTTGCTTGAAATCTATGATGCTGAGGCTTTGAGGCTTTTTCTTCTTTCAAGTCATTATCGCAGTCCCATAGAGTTTACCCATGAGTATGTAAAAGAGGCTGAAGCAACCCTTGATAGAGTTTATAGCACAATAATGAGAATTGATGATTTTGAAAAAATTGAGCCAAATGTCAGAAACAGCTCAAATTTTGAAAAAATTAAGTCAGACTTTGAAAATCTTAAACCAGATTTTGAAAGAGCAATGGATGAAGACTTCAATACTGCAAGGGCGCTGGCAGTAATATTTGAATTCATTAAAGAGCTGAATCGGTTCATGGATAAAAGACCTTCCGGTAAAGAAGAAATAAACCTGCTTTTTAATTCAAAAAAAATCATCAGAGAACTCGGCAGTGTCTTAAATTTATTTCAGAGGGAGCCAATTCAGTGGCACAGGGATTTGCTTAAAATTAAGAAAATTGAGATTACAGAAGAGGAAATTAATATGCTCATAGAAGAAAGATTTCAGGCAAGAAAAAACAAAGATTGGCAGAGGGCTGATAGCATCAGGCAACAACTTCTTTCAAAGGGAATTATTCTCGAAGACAAACCAGATAGAACAGTATGGAAAGTAAAAATTTAATGTATATTTATGGTGTAAATCCTGTTGTTGAGGCTTTTAAAGTTCCACAGGCTTTAAAAGAGGTATTCATAGCAAAAAAAAGGATTCTAAAACTTAAAGAAATCATTGAACTTGCTGAGAAAAATTCAATTCCTGTGAAAATTGTTGATGAAGCATTTATTGAAAAGATTTCACAGGGAGTTCATCAGGGAGTAGTTGCAAAGATAAAACCAAAGGAAACAATAACGCTTGATGATGCTTTAAATATTGCATCACATAAAAATGAACCTGCCTTTTTCTTGATTCTTGATTTAATTGAAGATCCCCAGAATTTTGGAAGCATATGCAGAGTTGCTGATGCAGCAGGAGTTCATGCAATAATTTATCAGGAAAGACGCTCTGCAGGATTGGTTCCTTCTGCATGGAAAGCCTCAGCTGGAGCTCTTTGGCATGTCAATCTTGTGCAGGTCAACAACATCAAATATGCAATAAGGGCTTTAAAAGAGCATAACATTAAAATCTACGGAGCTGAGGCAAAGGCAGAAAAGCTTTATTGGAAGAGCGATTTTACTCAACCAATGGCTTTAGTGGTTGGTTCTGAAGGAAAAGGAATAAGGCAGACAGTGCTTTCTTTATGTGATGAAGTGGTAAAAATCCCGATGAAAGGTAAAGTAAACTCATTGAATGTATCAGTTGCTACGAGCCTGCTTGCTTTTGAAGTATTAAGACAGAGAAGTAAAATAATTGATTGAATCAAAAATAAAATAAGGAGGAAGCTGTGGATGAAATTATTAAAGCAATTATTCTTGGAGTGATTCAGGGAATTACAGAGTTTTTGCCAATTAGCAGTACCGCCCATCTTGTAATTACGCCATGGATTTTTGGATGGAGTGGTGAATTGAACTCTTTAAGCTTTGATATTGCTGTTCATTTGGGTACTTTAATTTCACTTATTTACTGCTTTTGGAAAGACTGGATTGAAATTCTCTTTAAAGATACAAGAATGCTCGGGTTTTTGATAATTGGAACCATCCCTGCTGGTATAGCTGGTGTGGCTTTTCATGATTTGATAGAAACTTCCTTAAGAAATCCCTTAGTAATTGTTTTTACTCTTGTAGCTGTTGGCTTTTTAATGCTTTATGCAGAAAAAATAGGGAAAAGACAGCGAAGCTTTGTAACACTTTTTGATGCAATAGTTATTGGTTTAGCTCAGGCAATAGCTTTAATTCCTGGAGTATCGCGCTCAGGAATCACAATTACTGCAGGATTATTAAGAGACCTGACAAGAGATTATGCTGCTAAATTTTCTTTTTTGTTGTCAACTCCTGCGATTGCAGGTGCTGCATTCCTTGATTTTCATAAATCATTAAAATTAAATTATTCCCATGATTATTCACTTTTTATTGTGGGAATTATCTCAGCAGCCATAACAGGGATTATTGCAATTAAATTTCTTCTCAGCTTCCTCAGAAAATACCCTCTGAATCTTTTTATATACTATCGATGGATTTTAGCAGGAGTGATTTTTTTGTTATATTTTCTTAGAAGCTAATGCAGAAAAAGATATATAAAAAATCTAAAAAATTTATTCCCGTTCGAGAAATTGAAAGAGGTGCAAATTCTCACACTTTATCTGCTTCTGATATAGTTAAATCAGTTTTACTCGTAGCCTTAGCAGTTTATGTTTCTGTATGTCTTTTTAGCTATAGTTTTCTGGATCTCTCTTTTCTAACTTATACAAAATCAAAGCCTGTAAACTGTGGAGGAGTAGTGGGTTCTTATTTGGCTGATTTTTTATTAAGCATATTTGGAGTTGGAGGATTTTTAATCCCCCTTTTGCTTCTTTTTTTAGGGATAAAAAGATTTAATGGCAAACCTATTGCTTTTAGAAAAATGCCATATATTTTAACTCTTTTATTTTCTTTGTCTGTTATGCTTGAACCTTTAAGAAAAATTATTGAAACTTATAAAAAGCTTCCCACTGGAGTTTCATGGATAGCTTTTCATGGGAGTGAAGCTTTTTTATCGCTCGCTGGAACTTATATTTTATGGAGTTCTGTATTTATTGCATCAGTTATTTTGCTTAAACCTGAAATAATAAGAAGAAAGAAAATGGAAGCTTCTGAAAAATCTACTTCTGAGAAAGAAATATCTGAAAAAGAAATAAAGGTGGTTAAGGTATCAAAATCTGAAGAACCAATAAAGGATGTTAAAATTTCAAAAACAAAACAAATTGAAAAAGAACAAAGAGTTGAAACAGAAAAAAAAGGTTTTCTTATTCCACCACTTTCTTTACTCAAGGTTGAAAAAACAGATGAGAGTATTTCAAAGGATGAAATAATAGCATCTGCCCGTAGCATTGAGGCAAGATTTGCAGAATTCGGCATTCATGGCAGCATAAAAGAAGTTCATCCAGGTCCTGTTGTGACAATGTATGAGTTTGAGCCAGCAAGTGGAATAAAGCTGAGCAGAATAATTACCCTTAGTGACGAGCTTGCTCTTTCTCTGAAAGCTCAGAGCATAAGAATATACCCAATTCCTGGAAGGTCAGCAATAGGCATTGAAGTTCCAAATAAAAAGCGGCATATTGTAAGACTTGGTGAAATTATCGCCTCTGAAAAGTTTCAGAACTCATTATCCTATCTTACTCTTGCACTTGGGAAAGATATATATGGGAATCCTGTTATAACAGATCTTGCAAAGATGCCTCATCTTTTGGTTGCGGGTGCGACAGGTTCTGGTAAAAGTGTTTGTCTCAATACAATGATACTCAGTCTTCTTTATAAGGCAACTCCTCATGATGTGAGGCTTTTGCTCATTGATCCAAAACTTCTGGAACTTTCAGTTTATGAAAATATTCCCCATTTAATGTCACCTGTAATTACAGACCCAAAAGAAGCATCAGAGGCATTAAAGAAAGTTATTGTTGAAATGGAGCGTAGATACAAACTTTTTGCATCAAGAGGCTTCAGAAACATAGAAAGTTTTAATCAATCAGTGCAAGAAGATGAAAAAGTTCCATATCTTGTTGTATTTATTGATGAATTTGCAGACCTTATGTTTACAGCACCAACAGAGGTTGAACAGGCTGTAACCCGCATTGCTCAAATGGCAAGAGCATCAGGAATACATCTTGTTGTTGCAACCCAGAGACCAAGTGTTGATGTAATAACAGGCATAATAAAAGCAAACTTTCCTGCAAGAATTGCCTTTCAGGTTACATCCAGGGTAGATTCCAGAACAATACTTGATACACAAGGGGCAGAGAAGCTTCTTGGAAGGGGTGACATGCTTTTTATGGTTTCAGGTGTGAAGATAATCAGGGTTCATGGTGCTTATGTAAGTGAGGAAGAAGTAAAAGCAGTTACTGAATATCTTCGCAGTCAAGGTAACCCGGATTACTCCCTTTTTGAATCAATTCAGATTCCTCAAGATAAAAAGGAAAATGGCAAGACAGAGGAAACAAACAGGGATGAACTTTATCAAGAAGTTATTGAATATGCTCGCCAGGCTGGAGAGATTTCAATTTCTCTTATTCAGCGAAAATTCAAAATAGGCTATAACCGTGCAGCAAGAATAATGGATTTACTTGAAGAAGACGGACTTGTAGGTCCGCCTCAGGGTGCTGGTAAACCGAGAAAATTTTTGGGATAAAATTTAACTTGCATTTTCTGAAGAAGTTGTGCTATTATAAAAATTGTCTGGTGGCTATACCGGAGGGGAAACACCCGTTCCCATTCCGAACACGGAAGTTAAGCCCTCCAGGGCCGATGATACTATGATCGCGAGGTCATGGGAAAGTAGGTCGCTGCCAGGCATTTTTTATTTATACAAAACCTTTCTGTAAAAATCTACCTTTATAAATTCCTATTAAAACAGCATAGAAAAATTTTACTTTACTTTTTATGATGTAGCATGTTATAAAAGATTAGCTTTGCATTTTGCAAGCTTTTAGCACCTGCCATTGGTGGGAGAATTAAAAGGAGGTTTTAAGAAGTATGGCTTTTGAAGGACGTGTTAAGTGGTTTAACGAGTCAAAGGGATTCGGGTTTATTCAGCAGGACGGCGGACAGGATGTCTTTGTCCATTACACCTCAATTAAGGGTGATGGATTTAAGACTCTGAAACAGGGTGACAGAGTGAGATTTGATGTTGTTGAAGGAGATCGTGGACCTAAAGCAGTTAATGTAGAAAAAATCTGACAACCCGAGGGACCTCATACGAGGTCCCTTCTATAAACTTTCCTATGCCTCTTCCAGAATGGGTTAAAAGCCAGCTTAAAGAAATTAAAAAAACGCAGAATTTTTTAAAAAATCGCAGATTAAACACTGTATGTGAAACTTTAAGATGTCCCAACAGAAGTATTTGTTATAAAGAGTCAATTGTTACTTTTATGATTCTTGGCAATGTATGCACAAGAGGATGTAAATTCTGTAATGCAGAGAAAGGAATTCCTGAAAAAATTGATTCTGAAGAGCCTTTAAGAATTGCCAGAGCAGTTAAAGAGCTTTCCCTGAAATACGTTGTCATAACTTCCCCAACAAGAGATGACCTAAAAGATGGTGGAGCATCTCATTTTGCAAAAACTGTGAAAGAAATTAAAGAAATAAATCCAGATACTTTGGTAGAAGTTCTTGTTCCAGATTTTCAGGCAGACATAAAATCCATCAAAAAGGTTTTGGATTCTGATATTTCAGTTTTTGCCCATAATATTGAAACAGTGCAATCCCTTTATGGATATGTAAGAGTTGGTTGTTATAGCCGTTCATTAAAAGTTCTTGAATCTGCAAAAAATTTTAATTCAGAATTAATTACAAAATCAGGATTCATGATTGGATTTGGCGAAAGTATGAGTGAAATATTTCAGACAATAAAAGATTTAAAAAATGCAGGTTGCGACATTATTACAGTGGGACAGTATCTTCAGCCTTCAAAAAAAGCTCTGCCTGTAGTAGAATATAAAAAAGTAGAAGTATTTGATGAAATTGCTGATTTTGCTTTAAAAGAAGGCATTAAAGTTGTTTTAAGCAACCCTTTAATAAGAAGCTCTACAAGAGCTTATGAAGCCTATAAAGCAGTAAAGGTGGGAGAATATGGAAAACTTTGAATTTTTTAATCCAACAAGAATAGTTTTTGGCAGAGGCACAGAGAATAAAATTGGTGAGATTCTTAAAAAAGACGGAGTTAAAAAGGTATTATTTGTTTATGGTAAAGAGTCAATAAAGAAAATAGGACTTTATGAGAGAGTCCTCAAGGCATTAAAAGACAATGATATTGAATTTATTGAACACAGCGGAGTAAAGCCAAATCCTGTGCTCAGTCATACAAAACAAGGAATTGAAAAAGCCAAAGCAGAAAAAGTAAATGCCATACTTGCAGTGGGAGGTGGTTCTGTTATTGATGAAGGAAAGACAATTGCAGTAGGAGCTAAAAGTGAAAAAGATGTATGGAGGTTTTTTAAAAGGCAGGATGAGATAAAATCTGCTTTGCCTGTTTATACAATTTTAACTCTGGCTGCAACAGGAAGTGAGATGAATGAAAATGCTGTAATCACAAATGAAGAAACTCAGGAGAAACTGTCAATCTCCTCAAAATATATATTCCCTAAGGTTTCTATACTTAATCCTGAATTAACCTTCAGTGTTTCTGCACAATATCAGGCATATGCAGCAGTAGATGCTATTGCCCATACAGTAGAGTACTATTTCAGTGGTTCTTACTGCCCGATGATTCAAAATAGATTTATTGAAGGATTAATTAAAACAGTTATGGATACTACAGAGAGCATTCTTAAAGAGCCTGACAACTACAATGCCCGTGCAGAGTTTATGTGGGCTGCAACTCTGGCTTTGAATGGACTTGCAAAATTGGGGATAAGAGGAGGAAGTTTTCCCAATCACATGATTGCTCATGCATTAGGTGCTCTTTATGATCTTCCACACGGTGCCTGTCTTAGCATCATTATTCCAGCATGGATGAAGTGGTATAAGGATAAAAATCCTGCACAGTTTAAAAGATTTGCAAAAGAAATATTTAATAAAGAAACAGCTGATGACGGAATTTCAGAGCTTAAGGCATGGTTTAAAAAAATTGGTGCACCTGTCAGTTTGAAAGCTGCTGGAGTCAAGGATTTTGAGATCTCAAAAATTGTTGATAATGCTTACAACATCGCTCATGTATGGCAGATAGGTTACACAAAAGAGACATTGACAGAAATAATAAAAAATGCAAATGATTAAATAAAAAATGGAGGGATAAAAATGTTTGATTTTCCAAGAATTAAAAGACTGCCTCCTTATGTATTTGCAGTGGTAAATCAATTGAAAACTGAATTGAGAAGAAAAGGTGAGGACATCATAGATCTTGGAATGGGAAATCCTGATCTACCAACTCCAAAACATGTAGTGGAAAAGCTATGTGAAGCAGCAAAGAATCCAAAAAATCACAGATATTCAGCAAGCAGAGGAATCACTCAATTGAGATGTGCTATTTCAGAGTGGTATAAAAGGAGATTTAATGTTGATATCGACCCTGAAACAGAGGCAGTTGTTACAATTGGTTCAAAAGAGGGTTTGAGCCATTTACTTTTAGCAGCAGTGCAACCCGGTGATGTGGTGCTTTCTCCATCTCCAGCTTATCCAATTCATCCCTATGGAGCAATAATTGCCGGTGGAGATGTGAGAACCTTTAGTGTATGCCCTTGTATGGATTTCTTTGAGGAACTTGAACGAGCTTATAAAAATTCATGGCCCAGACCCAAGATTTTGATAATTAATTTTCCTCATAATCCAACAACAGCAGTGGTAGAGGATCTTGACTTTTTTAGAAAAGTGGTTGACTTTGCTAAAGAAAACAACATTATGGTCATACACGATTTTGCCTATGCTGATCTGGTTTTTGATGATTATAAAGCTCCAAGTTTTCTTCAGGTTCCAGGGGCAAAGGATGTGGGAGTTGAATTTTTCTCTATGACAAAAAGTTATTCAATGGCTGGATGGAGAGTAGGCTTTTGTGTTGGCAATAAAGAGATTGTTGGAGCACTCACGAAAATAAAAAGCTATCTTGACTATGGAATGTTTCAGCCAATTCAGATTGCTTCAATTGTAGCATTAAGAGGACCGCAGGATTGTGTTGAAGAAATAAGAAAAACTTATGAACGCAGAAGAAATGTTCTCATAAAAGGATTAAATCAGGCAGGCTGGAAAGTTGAACCACCAAAGGCAACAATGTTTGTGTGGGCAGAGATTCCAGAACCTTTCAAAAAAATGGGTTCTCTGGAGTTTGCCAAATTTTTAATAAATGAAGCAAAGGTTGCTGTATCTCCAGGCATAGGTTTTGGTGAAGGAGGAGAAGGTTTTGTCAGATTTGCTCTTGTTGAGAATGAACACAGAATAAGGCAAGCTTGTAAAGGTATTAAAAGGGCATTAAATTTGATTCCTCAGGTAAAGAAAATTAGAAAAGTAGGATAAGGAGGGGTAATGAAACAGGTTAGGGTTGGTGTTATTGGCTTTGGAACAGTTGGAACGGGAACAGTAAAAATTCTTCTTAATCAGAGAGAGTTAATTAAAAAAAGAACAGGCATAGATGTAGTGTTAAAAAAAGTTGCAGATAAAGACATCGAAAGACCGAGAGAAATAACTCTTCCAAAAGAGCTTTTGACAACAGATGCATGGGAAATCATAAAAGACCCGGAAATTGATATAGTTGTTGAAGTTGTAGGTGGCACTACTGTCGCAAAACAATTCATTATGGAAGCCTTAAAAAATGGAAAGCATGTTGTTACAGCAAATAAGGCTTTATTGGCAGAACAGGGAAATGAAATATTTAAAGAAGCTTTATCCAGAGGATTAAAAATTGGTTTTGAAGCCTCTGTTGGAGGTGGGATCCCCATTATTAAAATAATGAGAGAAGGTCTTGTGGCAAACAAGATGCTTGCAATTTATGGAATAATCAATGGAACAACCAATTTTATCCTTACAAAGATGACTAATGAAGGGATTGATTTTCAGGATGCCTTAAGGCAAGCACAAACTTTAGGGTTTGCAGAAGCAGATCCAACCCTTGATATTGAAGGGATTGATTCAGCTCACAAGATTACCATTCTGGCATCTTTAGCCTATGGAATTCCTTTAAGTTTTGATAGAGTTTACTGCGAAGGGATTACAAAGATAACTGCGCAGGATATAGCCTTTGCAAGGGAATTCGGATATAAAATCAAACTTCTTGCAATAACAAAAATTCTTAATGGAGAGATTGAGCTAAGAGTGCACCCCACAATGGTGCCAGAGGATTATTTAATCTCTAAGGTTGATGGTGTTTTTAATGCCATATATGTGGAAGGAGACAGTGTAGGCTCAACTCTTTATTATGGAAGAGGTGCTGGAAGCATGCCTACAGGAAGTGCAGTTACCGCAGACATAGTTGATATTGCAAAGGGTGTTAATACAATGCCCTTTGATTTTTCAGAAAAATACAAAATTAAACCAATGGAAGAAATAGAAAGCATGTATTATTTCAGGTTTACTGCACTTGATCGTCCTGGAGTGCTTTCAAAGATTTCAGGAGTTTTTGGAGAGCACAACATAAGTATTGCGTCAGTAATTCAGAAAGGAAGATCAAAAGCTGGAGCTGTTCCTCTTGTAATTTTAACTCATAAAGCCAGGGAAAAGGATGTACTTGAGGCATTGGAAAAAATAGATAAACTGCCTGTGGTTTCAGATAAAAGTGTGTTTATTAGGGTTGAGGGAGAAGAATCTTAGTGTATTCTATTCTGCAAAGCTTAAGTGAGCAACAGCTTTTAAGATATGACCGTCAGATTATACTTCCTCAGATTGGTTTAAAGGGACAGAGAAAGCTTAAAGAATCAAAGGTTTTAGTAATTGGCATAGGTGGGCTTGGAAGTGTTGTAGCTTACTGGCTTGCTTGCTCTGGTATTGGCTACATCGGGATTATTGATCCTGATACAGTTGAAATAAGTAATCTTCAGCGTCAGATTCTTCATAATGAAGAACATATTGGCATGCCAAAAGTGATTTCAGCGATGGTAAATCTTAAAAAACTTAACAGTGAAATACAGATTCTTCCATATCCTGAAGACATTAACAAGAAAAATGCTATGGATTATATAAAATTTTATGATGTTGTTGTTGCCTGTCCTGATAATTTTGAAACAAGAAAAATTATTAACGAAACATGTTTTAAATTAAACAAACCCCTTGTAATTGGAGCAGTATCAGAGTTTGAAGGACAGGTTTTTGATATAATTCCTCCAGCAGGGCCCTGTTATCACTGTATTTTTGATGGAGCAGAAGACAACACCTCCAGAGGCATTTTAGCTCCTGTAGCAGGAGTAATTGGCTCAATTCAAGCTACAGAAACAATAAAAATCTTGGTTGGTTTTGGAGAGCTTTTGCATGGCAGAATAATTATATATGATGCTTTAAAAGGAGCTTTCAGAGAAGCAAAATTTCTAAAAAATCCATCCTGTCCAATATGTAAATGAAAATAAAAAAAGAAATTTTTGATGAAATGATAAGCCATTGTGTAGCTTCTTTGCCCTATGAAGCCTGCGGAATTCTTGCTGGAAAGCATGATATGGTAACAAAAATTTATAAAATAAAAAATATAGAGAATTCTTCAGTAAGCTATCTCATGGAGCCAAAAGAACAGTTAAGGGCAATGAAAGATATTAAAAACAAAGGGCTTGAAATGGTTGCTATTTTTCATAGTCATCCTTCTGGCTCTGCCTATCCATCCAGCAAAGATATAGAGCTTTCTTTTTATGATGTTTACCATGTGATAGTTGCTTTAGAACCAGATTTTGAGGTTAAATGTTTTAAAATAAATGATGGAAAAGTTTATGAGGAAGAATTAGTTATTGAGCAATGAAAGCAAAAATATTTTATACTGCCATTTTTTTCTTTCTTTTTCTGATTGGTGCATGTGCAGGCTATATATACTGGCTTTTTTCAGACCTACCAGATGTAAAAGCCTTAGAGAGCTATAGACCTATGGAAGCCTCTATTGTTTATTCCTCTGATGGGCAGGTTCTTACAGAGTTTTTCTATGAGAGAAGAAAATTCGTTCCCCATTATGAAATTCCTGACTTGATAAAAAAAGCCTTTGTTGCTGCAGAAGATGTAAGGTTTTACAAGCATCCAGGGGTTGATATTATTGGTATCTTGCGAGCTCTTTATAGAGATATAAAAGCTGGAGGAATAGTTGAAGGAGGAAGCACAATCACACAACAGCTTGCAAAGATGCTGTTTCTAAAACCTGAGCGAAGCATTACAAGGAAGTTAAAGGAGGCAATACTTTCAATACAGATTGAGAGAAAATACACAAAGGATGAAATACTTGGACTCTACTTAAATCAAGCTTATTTTGGAAATAGAGCTTATGGAATAGCAGCTGCATCAGAGACCTATTTTGGTAAATCCTTTAAGGAGTTAAAAATTTCTGAAATTGCCTTACTTGCTTCTCTACCTAAAGCACCATCAGCCTTTAATCCGTTTAAAAGACCAGAGATAGCATTAAAACGAAGAAACATTGTTTTACAGAAAATGCTTGAAGAGGGGTTTATTACAAAGGAGCAGTATGCCGAGGCAGTAAAAGAGCCTATTGCTGAACATCCACACTACAGAAGATTTGAAGCTCCTTATTTTGTCGAGACATTGAGGCAGGAGCTTGAAGCAAAATATGGAGAAAGACTTTATAAGGATGGATTAAGAATTTACTCTACGATTGATTACAATCTTCAAAAAAAAGCAGAAGAAGCTGTGCAGAAAGGGCTTAATGAGATTCACAAGAGGGTAAAGCCTAAGGTTCAGGCAGCATTGATTGCCATTGACCTTAAAAGAGGTTATGTAAGGGCTATGGTAGGAGGAAATGATTTCTGGGAGAGCCAGTACAACAGAGTATTTGCGCTGAGACAGCCTGGAAGTGCCTTTAAACCCTTTGTTTATGCAGTGGCTCTCACTGAAGGCTGGAGTCCTGATGATACAATTCTTGATGCTCCTGTTAGTTTTCCTGGTGCAGTTCAGGGTAAGAGCTGGAGTCCGAAAAACTATAACAATGAATACCATGGTGAAGTTCCACTCCGCAAGGCAATTGCTCTTTCTTTAAATTCTGCCACTGTTAGATTAGCCTCTCAGATAGGCATTAAAAAAGTTGTTGAATTTGCTCAGGAGTGTGGTTTAACAACAAAGATTCATCCATATCTTTCAACAGCCCTTGGTGGCTCTGATGTAAAACCAATAGAGCTCACAGCAGCCTACTCAGTGTTTGCAACAGGAAAAAAAATAAAACCAATTTTCTATGAAAAAATAACTGACCACAATGGTATTACAATTGAAGAAAACAAACCAGAAATAAAAACAGTACTACCAGAGGAAATAGTGGAGCAGATTAGAGAGCTTTTAAGAGAGGTTGTTCTTTCAGGAACTGCTCAGAAAGCAAAGGAAATTGGAAGAGAAGTTTATGGCAAAACAGGGACAACCAATGATTTTTCTGATGCATGGTTTGTTGGATTTGATGACAATTTACTGGTTGGTGTATGGGTAGGAA
Protein-coding sequences here:
- the rlmB gene encoding 23S rRNA (guanosine(2251)-2'-O)-methyltransferase RlmB; translated protein: MYIYGVNPVVEAFKVPQALKEVFIAKKRILKLKEIIELAEKNSIPVKIVDEAFIEKISQGVHQGVVAKIKPKETITLDDALNIASHKNEPAFFLILDLIEDPQNFGSICRVADAAGVHAIIYQERRSAGLVPSAWKASAGALWHVNLVQVNNIKYAIRALKEHNIKIYGAEAKAEKLYWKSDFTQPMALVVGSEGKGIRQTVLSLCDEVVKIPMKGKVNSLNVSVATSLLAFEVLRQRSKIID
- a CDS encoding DNA translocase FtsK 4TM domain-containing protein → MQKKIYKKSKKFIPVREIERGANSHTLSASDIVKSVLLVALAVYVSVCLFSYSFLDLSFLTYTKSKPVNCGGVVGSYLADFLLSIFGVGGFLIPLLLLFLGIKRFNGKPIAFRKMPYILTLLFSLSVMLEPLRKIIETYKKLPTGVSWIAFHGSEAFLSLAGTYILWSSVFIASVILLKPEIIRRKKMEASEKSTSEKEISEKEIKVVKVSKSEEPIKDVKISKTKQIEKEQRVETEKKGFLIPPLSLLKVEKTDESISKDEIIASARSIEARFAEFGIHGSIKEVHPGPVVTMYEFEPASGIKLSRIITLSDELALSLKAQSIRIYPIPGRSAIGIEVPNKKRHIVRLGEIIASEKFQNSLSYLTLALGKDIYGNPVITDLAKMPHLLVAGATGSGKSVCLNTMILSLLYKATPHDVRLLLIDPKLLELSVYENIPHLMSPVITDPKEASEALKKVIVEMERRYKLFASRGFRNIESFNQSVQEDEKVPYLVVFIDEFADLMFTAPTEVEQAVTRIAQMARASGIHLVVATQRPSVDVITGIIKANFPARIAFQVTSRVDSRTILDTQGAEKLLGRGDMLFMVSGVKIIRVHGAYVSEEEVKAVTEYLRSQGNPDYSLFESIQIPQDKKENGKTEETNRDELYQEVIEYARQAGEISISLIQRKFKIGYNRAARIMDLLEEDGLVGPPQGAGKPRKFLG
- a CDS encoding undecaprenyl-diphosphate phosphatase; this encodes MDEIIKAIILGVIQGITEFLPISSTAHLVITPWIFGWSGELNSLSFDIAVHLGTLISLIYCFWKDWIEILFKDTRMLGFLIIGTIPAGIAGVAFHDLIETSLRNPLVIVFTLVAVGFLMLYAEKIGKRQRSFVTLFDAIVIGLAQAIALIPGVSRSGITITAGLLRDLTRDYAAKFSFLLSTPAIAGAAFLDFHKSLKLNYSHDYSLFIVGIISAAITGIIAIKFLLSFLRKYPLNLFIYYRWILAGVIFLLYFLRS
- the lipA gene encoding lipoyl synthase → MPLPEWVKSQLKEIKKTQNFLKNRRLNTVCETLRCPNRSICYKESIVTFMILGNVCTRGCKFCNAEKGIPEKIDSEEPLRIARAVKELSLKYVVITSPTRDDLKDGGASHFAKTVKEIKEINPDTLVEVLVPDFQADIKSIKKVLDSDISVFAHNIETVQSLYGYVRVGCYSRSLKVLESAKNFNSELITKSGFMIGFGESMSEIFQTIKDLKNAGCDIITVGQYLQPSKKALPVVEYKKVEVFDEIADFALKEGIKVVLSNPLIRSSTRAYEAYKAVKVGEYGKL
- the cysS gene encoding cysteine--tRNA ligase, with protein sequence MRVFNTLTNRLEEFEPLNDKKVGIYACGVTVYDLCHIGHARSAVVFDVIVKYLRYKGYEVKFVRNFTDIDDKIINRANKEGVSWKEIAEKYTEEYYKDMDHLGIARADVEPKATEHIKEMIEIIQKLIEKGYAYTVDEGDAKSVYFSVEKFPQYGKLSKKKIDELMSGARVEVDERKKSPLDFALWKASKPGEPWWDSPWGKGRPGWHIECSAMSIKYLGETLDIHGGGADLIFPHHENEIAQSEAYTGKTFAKYWIHNGFVTINKEKMSKSLGNVLNIRDLLEIYDAEALRLFLLSSHYRSPIEFTHEYVKEAEATLDRVYSTIMRIDDFEKIEPNVRNSSNFEKIKSDFENLKPDFERAMDEDFNTARALAVIFEFIKELNRFMDKRPSGKEEINLLFNSKKIIRELGSVLNLFQREPIQWHRDLLKIKKIEITEEEINMLIEERFQARKNKDWQRADSIRQQLLSKGIILEDKPDRTVWKVKI
- a CDS encoding cold-shock protein; the protein is MAFEGRVKWFNESKGFGFIQQDGGQDVFVHYTSIKGDGFKTLKQGDRVRFDVVEGDRGPKAVNVEKI
- the alaC gene encoding alanine transaminase yields the protein MFDFPRIKRLPPYVFAVVNQLKTELRRKGEDIIDLGMGNPDLPTPKHVVEKLCEAAKNPKNHRYSASRGITQLRCAISEWYKRRFNVDIDPETEAVVTIGSKEGLSHLLLAAVQPGDVVLSPSPAYPIHPYGAIIAGGDVRTFSVCPCMDFFEELERAYKNSWPRPKILIINFPHNPTTAVVEDLDFFRKVVDFAKENNIMVIHDFAYADLVFDDYKAPSFLQVPGAKDVGVEFFSMTKSYSMAGWRVGFCVGNKEIVGALTKIKSYLDYGMFQPIQIASIVALRGPQDCVEEIRKTYERRRNVLIKGLNQAGWKVEPPKATMFVWAEIPEPFKKMGSLEFAKFLINEAKVAVSPGIGFGEGGEGFVRFALVENEHRIRQACKGIKRALNLIPQVKKIRKVG
- a CDS encoding iron-containing alcohol dehydrogenase — translated: MENFEFFNPTRIVFGRGTENKIGEILKKDGVKKVLFVYGKESIKKIGLYERVLKALKDNDIEFIEHSGVKPNPVLSHTKQGIEKAKAEKVNAILAVGGGSVIDEGKTIAVGAKSEKDVWRFFKRQDEIKSALPVYTILTLAATGSEMNENAVITNEETQEKLSISSKYIFPKVSILNPELTFSVSAQYQAYAAVDAIAHTVEYYFSGSYCPMIQNRFIEGLIKTVMDTTESILKEPDNYNARAEFMWAATLALNGLAKLGIRGGSFPNHMIAHALGALYDLPHGACLSIIIPAWMKWYKDKNPAQFKRFAKEIFNKETADDGISELKAWFKKIGAPVSLKAAGVKDFEISKIVDNAYNIAHVWQIGYTKETLTEIIKNAND